A window from Peromyscus eremicus chromosome 1, PerEre_H2_v1, whole genome shotgun sequence encodes these proteins:
- the Rab11fip2 gene encoding rab11 family-interacting protein 2 isoform X2 encodes MMLSEQAQKWFPTHVQVTVLQAKDLKPKGKSGTNDTYTIIQLGKEKYSTSVAEKTLEPVWKEEASFELPGLLMQGNPEKYILFLIVMHRSLVGLDKFLGQVAINLNDIFEDKQRRKTEWFRLESKQGKRIKNRGEIKVNIQFMRNNMTASMFDLSMKDKTRSPFAKLKDKMKGRKNDGTFSDTSSAIIPSTHMPDANTEFSSSEIQMKSKPKKPFLLGPQRLSSAHSMSDLTGSHLPSEKLKSSAVGPTHLLSRQIDSFGVVPESGSLKSPHRRTLSFDTSKLNQPGSIVDEGEPSFGRQSDPFTNVTASLPQKFATLPRKKNPFEESSESWDSSMNLFSKPIEVRKENKREKREKVSLFERVTGKKDSRRSEKLNNGGSDSPCDLKSPSAFNENRQDCFDYESTNPFTAKFRASTIMSSSRRLLLRDKGYMRRGLSVRLSAGRFKVWNCPNAWYSWEVLLEVKSQVR; translated from the exons aTGATGTTGTCCGAGCAAGCCCAAAAGTGGTTTCCAACCCACGTGCAGGTCACAGTGCTCCAAGCTAAAGATCTGAAGCCAAAAGGCAAAAGTGGCACCAATGACACGTACACCATAATTCAGTTGGGCAAAGAAAAGTACTCTACATCTGTAGCAGAGAAAACACTGGAGCCGGTCTGGAAGGAGGAGGCCTCCTTTGAGCTGCCTGGGTTGCTCATGCAGGGCAATCCAGAGAAATACATTCTTTTTCTTATAGTGATGCACAGGTCCCTAGTGGGACTGGACAAGTTTTTAGGGCAGGTGGCAATCAATCTCAATGACATCTTTGAGGATAAACAAAGGAGGAAAACAGA GTGGTTTAGATTAGAATccaaacaaggaaagagaatcaAAAACAGGGGTGAGATAAAGGTCAATATTCAGTTTATGAGAAACAATATGACAGCAAGTATGTTTGACTTGTCAATGAAGGATAAGACAAGATCGCCTTTTGCAAAATTAAAAGATAAgatgaaagggagaaaaaatgACGGGACATTTTCTGATACATCTTCTGCAATCATTCCAAGCACGCACATGCCTGATGCCAATACTGAATTTTCAAGCAGTGAAATACAGATGAAATCCAAACCAAAAAAGCCTTTTCTTTTGGGTCCTCAGCGGCTCTCTTCTGCCCATTCAATGTCTGATTTAACTGGGTCCCACTTACCTTCTGAAAAACTGAAGTCCAGTGCTGTAGGTCCAACACATCTTCTCAGTCGCCAGATAGATTCCTTTGGAGTTGTTCCAGAAAGTG gAAGTCTCAAATCTCCACACAGAAGAACACTAAGCTTTGATACTTCTAAATTGAACCAACCTGGCAGCATTGTGGATGAAGGCGAACCCTCTTTTGGAAGACAGAGTGACCCATTTACAAATGTGACTGCTTCATTACCCCAAAAATTTGCAACACTGCCACGGAAGAAAAATCCATTTGAAGAAAGCAGTGAGTCATGGGACAGCAGcatgaatttattttcaaaaccaattgaagtaaggaaagaaaataagagagagaaaagagagaaagtgagcCTCTTTGAAAGAGTGACCGGGAAGAAAGATAGCAGGCGATCTGAGAAGCTTAACAATGGGGGATCTGATAGCCCCTGTGACTTGAAATCACCTAGTGCGTTTAATGAAAATCGGCAGGACTGTTTTGATTATGAGTCAACCAATCCATTTACAGCAAAATTCAGGGCTTCAACTATAATGTCATCTTCAAG GAGACTGCTACTGAGAGACAAAGGCTACATGAGGCGAGGTCTGTCTGTAAGGCTGTCGGCAGGGAGATTCAAAGTGTGGAATTGTCCTAATGCATGGTACAGTTGGGAAGTGTTATTGGAAGTAAAATCACAGGTGAGATGA